The following are encoded together in the Arcobacter aquimarinus genome:
- a CDS encoding ParB/RepB/Spo0J family partition protein: MALGRGLGELLGEVESAYENSTGNTKSGIRKIDVSAIKANPNQPRKIFDEEKLQELSESIKEHGLLQPVVVVENSDGKFTLVAGERRLRAHKIAKIDKIKAIIIDADDFKLRELALIENIQRDDLNIIELAYCYAQLLNEHNITHEELSKKVFKSRASITNTLRLLQLNSYVQQLLATEKISAGHAKVMIGLTNDEQKMVADSIIGQKLSVRETEKLVKELKEKTNEKSKKEKNQQSYNIAPLKNLMGKLQESNLKVKVEKNYFKIEFNSQEDIDKITSYFNLQS, translated from the coding sequence ATGGCATTAGGTAGAGGATTAGGAGAATTATTAGGAGAAGTTGAATCAGCTTATGAGAATTCAACGGGAAATACTAAATCAGGTATAAGAAAAATAGATGTTTCAGCAATAAAAGCTAATCCAAATCAACCAAGAAAAATATTTGATGAAGAAAAATTACAAGAATTAAGTGAATCTATAAAAGAACATGGTTTATTGCAGCCAGTGGTTGTAGTAGAAAATAGTGATGGGAAATTTACATTAGTTGCTGGTGAAAGAAGATTAAGAGCTCATAAAATTGCAAAAATAGATAAAATTAAAGCAATTATAATTGATGCTGATGATTTTAAATTAAGAGAACTAGCATTAATTGAAAATATTCAACGAGATGATTTAAATATTATTGAATTAGCTTATTGTTATGCTCAATTACTCAATGAACATAATATTACACATGAAGAATTATCAAAAAAAGTTTTCAAAAGTAGAGCTTCTATTACTAATACTTTAAGATTATTGCAATTAAACTCTTATGTTCAACAACTTTTAGCAACTGAAAAGATAAGTGCAGGTCATGCAAAAGTTATGATTGGACTTACAAATGATGAACAAAAAATGGTTGCTGATTCAATTATTGGACAAAAACTTTCAGTAAGAGAAACAGAGAAATTAGTTAAAGAACTAAAAGAAAAAACTAATGAAAAATCAAAAAAAGAGAAAAATCAACAATCATATAATATAGCACCATTAAAAAATTTGATGGGAAAACTACAAGAGAGTAATTTAAAAGTTAAAGTTGAAAAAAACTACTTTAAGATTGAATTCAATTCACAAGAAGATATTGATAAAATCACTAGTTACTTTAATCTACAATCGTAA
- a CDS encoding F0F1 ATP synthase subunit B' — protein sequence MLDISPVLLLSSGIIFLLVVARLNSCLFKPLLKHMDDRAASIKKDLEDAKSNSADVDGLLAEANDIISKAKKEAAVIREQAYKEAKDSADAKLASAKSNLEAKSAEFARNLQDETKALRDSLVSSMPQFNESLKAKLSSI from the coding sequence ATGTTAGACATAAGTCCTGTATTATTGCTTAGCTCTGGTATCATCTTTCTTTTAGTTGTTGCTAGACTAAACAGTTGTCTTTTCAAACCATTATTAAAGCATATGGATGATAGAGCAGCTTCTATAAAAAAAGATTTAGAAGATGCAAAATCAAATAGTGCAGATGTAGATGGTTTGTTAGCTGAAGCAAATGATATCATTTCTAAAGCTAAAAAAGAAGCAGCTGTAATTAGAGAACAAGCTTATAAGGAAGCAAAAGATAGTGCTGACGCAAAACTTGCAAGTGCTAAATCTAATTTAGAAGCAAAATCTGCTGAATTTGCTAGAAACTTACAAGATGAGACTAAAGCTCTAAGAGATTCTTTAGTATCTTCTATGCCTCAATTTAATGAGAGCCTAAAAGCTAAGCTTAGCTCAATTTAA
- a CDS encoding F0F1 ATP synthase subunit B has protein sequence MKRMLLLGLALVPVALFASEGAETNYDIVQRTVNFIIFAAILWYLLADKIKAFFSARSLSIQAELDKVQDTLKASQDKVADAQKKLEEAKKIAAEIVESAKADVDSVKQKVATAVDVDIANLNKNLEEMMKVQTSKVKKQVVAEVLEELLSSENIKLTQSELANIVLKKVA, from the coding sequence ATGAAAAGAATGTTATTACTTGGGCTAGCTTTAGTTCCTGTTGCATTATTTGCAAGCGAAGGTGCGGAAACAAACTATGATATAGTTCAAAGAACCGTTAACTTTATAATATTTGCTGCTATTTTATGGTATTTACTTGCTGATAAAATTAAAGCATTTTTTTCTGCTAGATCTTTATCTATTCAAGCAGAACTTGATAAAGTACAAGATACTTTAAAAGCTTCTCAAGATAAAGTAGCAGATGCACAAAAGAAACTAGAAGAAGCTAAAAAGATAGCTGCTGAAATTGTTGAAAGTGCGAAAGCTGATGTAGATTCGGTTAAACAAAAAGTTGCAACTGCTGTTGATGTTGATATTGCTAATCTAAATAAAAATTTAGAAGAGATGATGAAAGTTCAGACATCAAAAGTTAAAAAGCAAGTTGTTGCTGAAGTTCTTGAAGAGCTATTAAGTTCTGAAAATATTAAATTAACTCAAAGTGAGTTAGCGAATATTGTTCTTAAGAAGGTAGCATAA
- a CDS encoding F0F1 ATP synthase subunit delta — MKDLVAKRYVKALIDGRDSSTINTISNKLNEISSAFADEKFNSIISSPEISSDSKVNLVNSLVDVIDGALSNFIKLLGEKRRLDLLPFIAKELNTQIAKMNNSYVGVVYTNQELSNDYVSSIEEQFSKKFDVKLSLSQSVCEYDGIKVDIDGLGIEISFSKDRLKSQLIDHILKAV; from the coding sequence ATGAAAGATTTAGTAGCAAAAAGATATGTAAAAGCTTTAATTGATGGTAGAGATAGTTCAACTATAAATACTATTAGTAATAAGCTAAATGAAATTTCTTCAGCTTTTGCTGATGAAAAGTTTAATTCTATAATCTCTTCACCAGAAATTTCTTCTGATTCTAAAGTGAATTTAGTTAATTCTTTAGTTGATGTAATTGATGGTGCTTTAAGTAATTTTATAAAATTACTTGGTGAAAAAAGAAGATTGGATTTATTGCCATTTATAGCTAAAGAATTAAATACTCAAATAGCAAAAATGAATAATAGTTATGTTGGTGTTGTTTATACAAATCAAGAATTGTCAAATGATTATGTATCTTCAATAGAAGAACAATTTAGTAAAAAATTTGATGTTAAATTGTCATTATCACAATCAGTTTGTGAATATGATGGAATTAAAGTAGATATTGATGGACTTGGTATTGAAATATCTTTTTCTAAAGATAGATTAAAATCACAGTTAATTGATCATATTTTAAAAGCAGTTTAG
- the atpA gene encoding F0F1 ATP synthase subunit alpha yields MGAKIQADEISSIIKERIDNFELNVDVNETGKIISYADGIAQVYGLKNVMAGELVEFENGERGLASNLEESSVGIVVLGKGEGLREGTSCRRLGKLLETPVGEAMIGRVVNALGEPIDGKGVIASTESRFVEEKAPGIMSRKSVHEPLQTGIKAIDALVPIGRGQRELIIGDRQTGKTTVAIDTILNQKGENVICIYVAIGQKSSSVASVVRTLEESGAMDYTIVVNASASDSSALQFLAPYTGVTIGEYFRDNGKHALIIYDDLSKHAVAYREMSLILRRPPGREAYPGDVFYLHSRLLERAAKMSDEKGAGSMTALPIIETQAGDVAAYIPTNVISITDGQIFLETNLFNSGIRPAINVGLSVSRVGGAAQIKATKQVAGTLKLSLAQYRELEAFAQFASDLDEATRRELELGQRMVEVLKQGVNKPLVIEKQIVIIYAGTKGYLNDVAVKDVVRFEAELHAFFEQKYSNILEAIKSSQKIDDNTEAELKAALEEFKTVFSAN; encoded by the coding sequence ATGGGTGCAAAAATTCAAGCTGATGAAATCAGTTCTATAATTAAAGAAAGAATTGATAACTTTGAATTAAATGTAGATGTAAACGAAACAGGTAAGATTATCTCTTATGCAGATGGTATTGCTCAAGTTTATGGTCTAAAAAATGTAATGGCTGGAGAATTAGTTGAGTTTGAAAATGGTGAGAGAGGTCTTGCATCAAACTTAGAAGAATCTTCTGTAGGTATAGTTGTTCTTGGTAAAGGTGAAGGTCTTAGAGAAGGAACATCTTGTAGAAGATTAGGAAAACTTTTAGAAACGCCAGTTGGTGAAGCAATGATTGGAAGAGTTGTAAATGCACTTGGTGAACCAATTGATGGTAAAGGTGTTATTGCATCAACAGAATCAAGATTTGTTGAAGAAAAAGCTCCTGGAATTATGTCAAGAAAATCTGTACATGAACCATTACAAACTGGTATTAAAGCAATCGACGCACTTGTTCCAATTGGAAGAGGACAAAGAGAACTTATTATTGGAGATAGACAAACTGGTAAAACTACAGTTGCTATTGATACAATTCTTAACCAAAAAGGTGAAAATGTAATTTGTATTTATGTTGCAATTGGTCAAAAATCATCTTCTGTTGCTTCTGTTGTTAGAACATTAGAAGAGTCTGGCGCTATGGATTATACAATTGTTGTTAATGCATCAGCTTCTGATTCATCTGCATTACAATTTTTAGCGCCATATACAGGTGTTACAATTGGTGAGTACTTTAGAGATAATGGAAAACATGCATTAATTATTTATGATGATTTATCAAAACATGCAGTTGCATACAGAGAAATGTCATTAATCTTAAGAAGACCTCCAGGAAGAGAAGCATACCCAGGGGATGTATTCTATCTACATTCAAGATTATTAGAAAGAGCTGCAAAAATGAGTGATGAAAAAGGTGCTGGGTCTATGACTGCATTACCAATTATCGAAACTCAAGCTGGAGATGTTGCTGCATATATTCCAACAAACGTAATTTCTATTACTGATGGTCAAATTTTCTTAGAAACTAACTTATTTAACTCAGGTATTAGACCTGCAATTAATGTTGGTTTATCAGTATCAAGAGTTGGTGGAGCTGCACAAATTAAAGCTACAAAACAAGTTGCTGGAACTTTAAAATTATCACTTGCACAATATAGAGAACTTGAAGCATTTGCACAATTTGCATCAGACTTAGACGAAGCTACAAGAAGAGAATTAGAGCTTGGACAAAGAATGGTTGAAGTATTAAAGCAAGGTGTTAATAAGCCATTAGTTATTGAAAAACAAATTGTAATTATTTATGCGGGAACAAAAGGTTACTTAAATGATGTTGCAGTTAAAGATGTTGTTAGATTTGAAGCTGAATTACACGCGTTCTTTGAGCAAAAATATTCTAATATTTTAGAAGCAATTAAATCTTCTCAAAAAATTGATGATAATACAGAAGCAGAATTAAAAGCTGCATTAGAAGAGTTTAAAACTGTATTTAGTGCAAACTAA
- the atpG gene encoding ATP synthase F1 subunit gamma: protein MANLKEIKLKIGSVKNTQKTTKAMKLVSSAKLTRTRQLSEQSRSYAIKINDVLSDIAARVSKVQDEGNIGRAFIQNDNPKTVDIVFVTADKGLCGGFNMATIKTVSKLISEYEAKGTKVRLRAAGRKGVDFFSFQGLTLEQKAIDLSSAPDYDRAADFIHSAVEDFRNEVTDKVIVVYNGFLNMLTQEIRVRELLPISLETVEVKDTSSMLDIEPDDDEEVLNELTDKYIDFNMYYALIDSLAAEHSARMQAMEAATKNAKEKVNSLTVEYNKARQAAITTELIEIISGVEALK from the coding sequence ATGGCTAACTTAAAAGAGATAAAATTAAAAATAGGTAGTGTTAAAAATACTCAGAAAACTACAAAAGCTATGAAGCTTGTATCTTCTGCAAAATTAACTAGAACTAGACAATTGTCTGAGCAATCTAGAAGTTATGCAATTAAGATTAATGATGTACTTTCTGATATTGCTGCTAGAGTTAGCAAAGTTCAAGATGAAGGAAATATTGGTAGAGCATTTATTCAAAATGACAATCCAAAAACAGTTGATATTGTTTTTGTAACTGCTGATAAAGGACTTTGCGGTGGTTTTAATATGGCAACAATTAAAACTGTTAGTAAATTAATTTCTGAATATGAAGCAAAAGGTACAAAAGTTAGATTAAGAGCAGCGGGAAGAAAAGGTGTTGATTTTTTCTCTTTCCAAGGTCTTACATTAGAACAAAAAGCTATTGATTTATCATCTGCACCTGATTATGATAGAGCTGCTGATTTTATTCATTCTGCGGTTGAAGATTTTAGAAATGAAGTTACTGATAAAGTAATAGTTGTTTATAATGGGTTTTTAAATATGTTAACTCAAGAAATCAGAGTTAGAGAATTATTACCAATAAGTTTAGAAACAGTTGAAGTTAAAGATACTTCATCTATGTTAGATATTGAACCAGATGATGATGAAGAAGTTTTAAATGAATTAACAGATAAATATATTGATTTCAATATGTATTATGCTTTAATTGACTCTTTAGCTGCAGAACATAGTGCTAGAATGCAAGCAATGGAAGCTGCAACTAAAAATGCAAAAGAAAAAGTTAATAGTTTAACAGTAGAATATAATAAAGCTAGACAAGCTGCAATTACAACAGAGCTGATAGAAATTATCAGTGGTGTTGAAGCATTAAAATAA
- the atpD gene encoding F0F1 ATP synthase subunit beta → MKGKIIQVMGPVVDVEFDGYLPEINEAINVVLADANKDRLVLEVAAHIGDSRVRTIAMDMTEGLTRGQECNATGGPIKVPVGEAVLGRIFNVIGDPVDEGDAIPADVERWSIHRSAPSFEEQSTKTEMFETGIKVVDLLAPYSKGGKVGLFGGAGVGKTVIIMELIHNVAFKHSGYSVFAGVGERTREGNDLYHEMKDSNVLDKVALCYGQMSEPPGARNRIALTGLTMAEYFRDEKGLDVLMFVDNIFRFAQSGSEMSALLGRIPSAVGYQPTLASEMGKLQERITSTSKGSITSVQAVYVPADDLTDPAPASVFAHLDATTVLNRKIAEKGIYPAVDPLDSTSRILSADIIGQEHYNTARGVQSVLQKYKDLQDIIAILGMDELSESDKLVVARARKIERFLSQPFFVAEVFTGSPGKYVELKDTIAGFQGILDGKYDNIPEMAFYMVGGIDEVLAKAEKMK, encoded by the coding sequence ATGAAAGGTAAAATTATTCAGGTAATGGGTCCTGTTGTTGACGTAGAGTTCGACGGATACTTACCAGAAATTAATGAAGCTATTAATGTAGTATTAGCTGATGCTAATAAAGACAGATTAGTATTAGAAGTTGCTGCGCATATTGGTGATAGTAGAGTTAGAACTATTGCTATGGATATGACAGAAGGTTTAACTAGAGGTCAAGAGTGTAATGCTACAGGTGGACCTATTAAAGTTCCAGTTGGTGAAGCTGTACTTGGAAGAATCTTCAATGTTATTGGTGATCCAGTTGATGAAGGTGATGCAATTCCTGCTGATGTAGAAAGATGGTCAATTCATAGATCTGCACCTTCATTTGAAGAGCAATCAACAAAAACTGAAATGTTTGAAACAGGTATCAAAGTTGTTGATCTTTTAGCACCATATTCAAAAGGTGGAAAAGTTGGACTATTTGGTGGTGCTGGAGTAGGAAAAACAGTTATTATTATGGAATTAATCCATAATGTTGCATTTAAACACTCTGGATACTCTGTATTTGCTGGTGTTGGTGAGAGAACAAGAGAAGGAAATGACCTTTACCATGAGATGAAAGACTCAAACGTTCTTGATAAAGTTGCACTGTGCTATGGTCAAATGAGTGAACCACCAGGTGCAAGAAATAGAATTGCATTAACAGGTCTTACAATGGCTGAGTACTTCAGAGATGAAAAAGGTCTTGACGTTTTAATGTTCGTTGATAATATCTTTAGATTTGCACAATCTGGTTCTGAAATGTCAGCACTTTTAGGAAGAATTCCTTCGGCTGTTGGATACCAACCAACACTTGCTTCAGAAATGGGTAAATTACAAGAAAGAATTACTTCAACATCAAAAGGTTCTATTACTTCTGTTCAAGCTGTTTACGTACCAGCGGATGACTTAACAGATCCAGCTCCAGCTTCTGTATTTGCGCACTTAGATGCTACAACAGTTCTTAACAGAAAAATTGCTGAAAAAGGTATTTATCCAGCGGTTGATCCACTAGATTCTACTTCAAGAATTTTAAGTGCTGATATAATCGGACAAGAACATTATAATACAGCAAGAGGTGTTCAATCTGTATTACAAAAATACAAAGATTTACAAGATATTATTGCAATTCTTGGTATGGATGAATTATCAGAGTCTGATAAACTTGTTGTTGCAAGAGCTAGAAAAATCGAAAGATTTTTATCTCAACCATTCTTCGTTGCTGAAGTATTTACAGGAAGCCCAGGTAAATATGTTGAATTAAAAGATACTATTGCTGGATTCCAAGGAATTTTAGATGGTAAATATGACAACATTCCTGAAATGGCATTTTATATGGTTGGTGGAATCGACGAAGTTCTAGCAAAAGCTGAGAAAATGAAATAA
- the atpC gene encoding ATP synthase F1 subunit epsilon produces the protein MDTTIRLSIVTPNGEIFNDDVKTVTLPGKEGEFGVLPGHSSLVSSLTVGVIVIEKANSTEAVAINWGHVKVDEKSVDVLADGAIALTAGKDSEIAKNIEAAKALVNSVKDSNISVAAVEARINSFA, from the coding sequence ATGGATACAACAATTAGATTATCAATAGTTACACCTAATGGAGAAATTTTTAACGATGATGTTAAGACTGTAACTCTTCCTGGAAAAGAGGGAGAGTTCGGTGTTCTACCAGGGCATTCATCTTTAGTTTCTTCATTAACAGTTGGTGTGATTGTTATTGAAAAAGCAAACTCTACTGAAGCAGTTGCTATTAACTGGGGACATGTAAAAGTAGACGAAAAATCAGTGGATGTATTAGCAGATGGAGCTATTGCATTAACAGCTGGTAAAGATTCTGAAATTGCTAAAAATATTGAAGCAGCGAAAGCATTAGTTAATTCTGTAAAAGATTCTAATATTTCTGTTGCAGCAGTTGAAGCAAGAATTAATTCATTTGCATAA
- a CDS encoding MotA/TolQ/ExbB proton channel family protein, giving the protein MITTLLNYLANSSAITYIVLAHLSIYLIVTFWIFFYRNSALKILINNERKALEALTSRESKFSPLSALNKCSNNSNSKELLHACEINIIKDASSGISWMAIIASTSPFVGLFGTVVGILEAFAKFANETKVSFTVIAPAISEALVATAAGILVAIFAYTFHQILSRKVYELNVFLKAQSEIIIAKG; this is encoded by the coding sequence ATGATTACTACATTACTAAATTATTTGGCAAATAGTAGTGCTATAACTTATATAGTTTTAGCACACTTGTCAATTTACTTAATAGTTACATTTTGGATATTCTTTTATAGAAACAGTGCGCTAAAAATACTTATCAATAATGAAAGAAAAGCACTAGAGGCTTTAACTTCTAGAGAGAGTAAATTTTCACCATTATCAGCACTTAATAAGTGTTCAAATAATTCTAATTCAAAAGAGTTATTACATGCATGTGAAATTAATATAATTAAAGATGCAAGTTCTGGTATTTCGTGGATGGCAATTATTGCATCAACTTCTCCTTTTGTGGGTCTTTTTGGTACAGTTGTTGGTATATTAGAAGCATTTGCAAAATTTGCAAATGAAACAAAAGTTTCTTTTACAGTAATTGCACCGGCAATTAGTGAAGCCTTGGTTGCAACTGCAGCGGGTATTTTAGTAGCAATTTTTGCTTATACATTCCATCAAATACTCTCAAGAAAAGTTTATGAATTAAATGTTTTTCTTAAGGCACAATCAGAAATTATTATAGCTAAAGGTTAA
- a CDS encoding biopolymer transporter ExbD encodes MYDFNDKPDLNITPLVDIMLVLLAILMVTAPVVEFEETINLPTGSRSQQTQNVQKIDIIITKERVVTLNKNKVEIKNFPDSFLQFSSGKDQNTPIYIRADKTLQYDDIIFVLKSVKEAGFFKVALVTDG; translated from the coding sequence GTGTATGATTTTAATGATAAACCAGATTTAAATATTACACCTTTAGTTGATATTATGCTAGTTTTATTAGCTATATTAATGGTTACGGCACCTGTTGTTGAGTTCGAAGAAACTATAAATCTTCCAACAGGAAGTAGATCTCAACAAACTCAAAATGTTCAAAAAATTGATATTATTATTACGAAAGAAAGAGTAGTTACATTAAATAAAAATAAAGTAGAAATAAAGAATTTTCCAGACAGTTTTTTACAGTTTTCAAGTGGAAAAGATCAAAATACTCCAATATACATAAGAGCAGATAAAACTTTACAATATGATGATATTATTTTTGTATTAAAATCGGTTAAAGAAGCTGGGTTTTTTAAAGTAGCTTTAGTAACAGATGGATAA
- a CDS encoding TonB C-terminal domain-containing protein: protein MKNNSSFLISGLIAFSIYFFMCFLVLFYIMSPVPNTINITPASTAIELDMIVEKAEKKMVERKVDKIIEKEEVKEKSTSASNEKRPDLKSLFANVKETAKTVAKEEVNNVEKSIDPKRFKSKFEKEKKSSNIKIDRLLEDEKTATNTNNKNAAKGQESDEYFTLVSDLLSAWIPVGTGLKAVVLVKIDLNGKFDYSFVKKSGDETFDSSLKIFLDEQKNTAYPKPTKGKAVRINVDFKSEG from the coding sequence ATGAAAAACAATTCTTCATTCTTAATTTCAGGCTTAATAGCTTTTTCTATATATTTTTTTATGTGTTTTTTGGTTCTTTTTTATATTATGAGTCCAGTTCCAAATACAATAAATATTACTCCTGCTTCAACTGCAATTGAACTTGATATGATTGTAGAAAAAGCAGAAAAGAAAATGGTTGAAAGAAAAGTAGATAAAATAATAGAAAAAGAAGAAGTTAAAGAAAAGTCAACTTCTGCTTCTAATGAAAAGAGACCAGATTTAAAATCTTTATTTGCTAATGTAAAAGAAACAGCGAAAACTGTTGCAAAAGAAGAAGTTAATAATGTTGAAAAATCTATAGATCCAAAACGATTCAAGTCAAAATTTGAAAAAGAGAAAAAATCATCTAATATAAAAATAGATAGATTATTAGAAGATGAAAAAACTGCAACTAATACTAATAACAAAAATGCAGCAAAAGGTCAAGAAAGTGATGAATATTTTACTTTAGTTAGTGATTTGTTATCAGCTTGGATACCAGTTGGCACAGGACTTAAAGCAGTAGTTTTAGTAAAAATTGACTTAAATGGTAAATTTGATTATAGTTTCGTAAAAAAATCTGGAGATGAAACTTTTGATTCTTCTTTAAAGATTTTTTTAGATGAACAAAAAAATACTGCTTATCCTAAGCCAACAAAAGGAAAAGCAGTAAGAATTAATGTTGATTTTAAATCAGAAGGATAA
- the tolB gene encoding Tol-Pal system protein TolB, which produces MFKIFLLISLLFSTVFAEVDANLEIVKKANALPKILVSVANDTAEVETLNKIKKGIVDDFEVSGHFDMATITSQAPYDSIPDILTLSNQGVNLFLNLSAKKESNGNYTLMTKLYDVNARALVLEKNFTTTQEERFIFLAHKAAISINDFFKAPSIAWMEKFVVFSTYKGPGKADIMIGDYTLTYKKTVVTGGLNIFPKWADKEQKTIYYTSYNYKKPTLVKLNIYNRSKEIIMESDGMLACSDVNADGTKLLVTASPTGQPDIFLYETRSKKKTQITKYSGIDVGGHFIDGDSRIVFVSDRLGSPNIFAQGINSTAVERLVYHSNNNSSVTSHESNIVFSSKDAQNEFGGKNFNLYLISTKTDSLKRLTSSGINQFPKFSTDGETLLYIKTEGNSSIGIIRLNYNKSFTFPLTGGRIQSIDW; this is translated from the coding sequence ATGTTTAAAATATTTTTGCTAATTTCATTATTGTTTAGCACAGTTTTTGCAGAAGTTGATGCAAATTTAGAGATTGTTAAAAAAGCTAATGCTTTACCTAAAATTTTAGTTTCTGTTGCAAATGACACAGCAGAAGTGGAAACCTTGAATAAAATAAAAAAAGGTATTGTTGATGATTTTGAAGTAAGTGGACATTTTGATATGGCTACTATTACTAGTCAAGCTCCGTATGATTCTATTCCAGATATTTTAACTTTATCTAATCAAGGGGTAAATTTATTCTTAAATTTATCTGCTAAAAAAGAGTCTAATGGTAATTATACTTTAATGACAAAATTATATGATGTAAATGCAAGAGCTTTAGTTTTAGAAAAAAATTTTACAACTACTCAAGAAGAAAGATTTATATTTTTAGCACATAAAGCTGCTATTTCTATTAATGATTTTTTTAAAGCTCCTAGTATTGCATGGATGGAAAAATTTGTTGTCTTTTCAACATACAAAGGTCCAGGTAAAGCAGATATTATGATAGGTGATTATACTTTAACTTATAAGAAAACAGTTGTAACAGGTGGTTTAAATATTTTCCCAAAATGGGCAGATAAAGAACAAAAAACAATTTATTACACATCATATAATTATAAAAAACCTACTTTAGTTAAATTAAATATTTATAATAGAAGTAAAGAAATTATAATGGAATCAGATGGAATGTTAGCTTGTTCTGATGTAAATGCTGATGGAACTAAACTTTTAGTTACAGCATCTCCTACTGGTCAACCTGATATTTTTTTATATGAAACTAGAAGTAAGAAAAAAACACAAATTACAAAGTATAGTGGAATTGATGTAGGTGGACATTTTATTGATGGAGATTCAAGAATTGTATTTGTATCAGATAGATTAGGTAGTCCAAATATTTTTGCCCAAGGTATTAATTCTACAGCTGTAGAGAGATTAGTATATCATAGTAATAACAACTCTTCAGTTACTTCTCACGAAAGTAATATAGTATTTAGTAGTAAGGATGCACAAAATGAGTTTGGAGGGAAAAATTTTAACTTATATTTGATTTCAACAAAAACAGATAGCTTAAAAAGATTAACTTCAAGTGGAATCAATCAATTTCCAAAATTCTCAACGGATGGAGAAACTTTATTATATATAAAAACTGAAGGAAACAGTTCAATAGGAATTATTAGATTAAACTATAATAAATCGTTTACCTTCCCTTTAACAGGCGGAAGAATCCAATCTATTGATTGGTAA